The following are encoded together in the Bacteroidales bacterium MB20-C3-3 genome:
- a CDS encoding Crp/Fnr family transcriptional regulator translates to MINKEREALMITQEIYSWAGKLNKSEIEQLLKTSVLLDYNKGEAIIKQGTLASHIMFLEEGMAKLNLEAAGRDTTFNFAVKGDFIGLMCSFVQKRLEFSAVAITPSKVRIFDRDVFEKLISENGEFAVYIVTMMSELTNGVVHTLISLSHKNANGALAMLILSVERVFRSNKIHLPFTREEMAATLGYSKESIINTISDFQRDGIISISGRNLEILNKRALQIIAEKG, encoded by the coding sequence TTGATAAATAAAGAGAGGGAAGCATTAATGATAACACAAGAGATCTATTCCTGGGCCGGAAAACTTAATAAGAGTGAAATTGAGCAGCTCCTTAAGACATCTGTCCTTCTGGACTACAATAAAGGTGAAGCTATTATTAAACAGGGGACCCTGGCTTCTCACATTATGTTTCTTGAAGAGGGAATGGCAAAACTTAATCTTGAGGCAGCCGGGAGAGATACCACCTTTAACTTTGCCGTTAAAGGAGATTTTATAGGCCTAATGTGCTCATTTGTCCAGAAGCGGCTGGAGTTTTCTGCTGTCGCAATTACGCCTTCAAAAGTGAGAATTTTTGACAGGGATGTTTTTGAGAAATTAATTAGTGAGAACGGGGAGTTTGCGGTATACATAGTTACTATGATGTCTGAACTGACTAATGGTGTAGTTCATACTCTTATATCTCTGAGCCATAAAAATGCAAACGGAGCACTGGCCATGTTAATTCTTAGTGTAGAGAGAGTCTTTAGAAGTAACAAGATACATCTGCCATTTACCAGAGAGGAGATGGCAGCCACTCTTGGGTATTCCAAGGAGAGTATTATCAATACTATCTCAGATTTTCAGAGGGATGGAATAATATCAATTTCCGGAAGGAACCTGGAGATCCTTAATAAAAGAGCCCTTCAGATAATTGCAGAAAAGGGATGA
- a CDS encoding AMP-binding protein: MILHEQFIRMAKRNPERMAIIDRTLDKRVTYSKALIGAIILSKKFRKYDPGFVGVMVPTSAGCALATLGVLMSGRIPVMINYSTGAESNAKYAQQKCGFKTIITSKALLEKVGCPKSEGMVFMEEIMAGIGTGDKIKAALLSKLPASAIINMTYKGGEDDTIAVLFTSGSEKDPKAVPLTNKNISSNIESFGSYVGITEKDTILSNLVFFHIFGLTVNLWTPLYYGITMVTYANPLDFQTVSRIAREERPTMMVGTPSFFWGYLHKSEPGDFKSVRIMVSGADKCPDALRDGYIQKHGVTLLEGYGATETSPVISVNSHDYNRPGSTGKPIPGVQLRIEHLESGEECNVGEIGKILVKGPSVMNGYYEDPEQTKEAIKDGWYNTGDMGYLDSDGYLWHSGRFKRFVKIGGEMVSLVKVENTLEKYLPAGVSCCVVDVQDEVRGSSIIATVTIEVNKSEILKKMGEELPNIALPKHFVVIRELPMMGTGKIDFRSVSKIVQEIFDKES; the protein is encoded by the coding sequence ATGATACTACACGAGCAGTTCATTAGAATGGCCAAGAGAAATCCAGAAAGGATGGCCATAATTGACAGAACTCTTGACAAAAGAGTAACATATTCAAAGGCTCTTATTGGAGCTATAATCCTTAGCAAGAAATTCAGAAAATACGATCCGGGATTCGTTGGAGTAATGGTTCCTACATCTGCCGGATGCGCACTGGCAACATTAGGTGTTTTGATGAGTGGCAGAATCCCTGTCATGATTAATTATTCAACCGGAGCAGAATCCAATGCAAAATATGCTCAGCAGAAGTGCGGATTCAAAACCATTATAACATCAAAAGCCTTACTGGAAAAGGTTGGGTGCCCAAAGAGCGAAGGAATGGTATTTATGGAGGAAATTATGGCAGGAATAGGAACCGGCGATAAAATCAAAGCGGCTCTTTTAAGTAAGCTTCCGGCCTCAGCTATCATAAATATGACTTATAAAGGGGGAGAAGATGATACAATAGCTGTACTCTTCACAAGTGGCAGTGAAAAAGACCCAAAAGCAGTTCCCCTGACTAATAAAAATATATCATCAAATATTGAGAGCTTTGGCAGTTATGTAGGGATTACAGAAAAAGATACAATTCTCTCAAACCTGGTCTTTTTCCATATTTTTGGTCTTACTGTAAATCTTTGGACTCCATTATATTACGGCATTACTATGGTAACATATGCCAACCCTCTGGATTTTCAGACTGTCAGCAGAATTGCCAGAGAGGAGAGGCCTACTATGATGGTAGGAACACCTAGTTTCTTCTGGGGCTATCTTCATAAATCAGAACCGGGAGATTTTAAGTCTGTGAGGATTATGGTATCGGGAGCTGATAAATGCCCTGATGCTTTGAGAGATGGTTATATCCAAAAACACGGCGTTACTCTGCTGGAGGGTTATGGAGCTACAGAGACATCTCCGGTAATTTCAGTTAACTCTCACGATTATAACAGACCGGGCAGCACGGGCAAGCCTATCCCGGGTGTTCAGTTAAGGATTGAACACCTAGAAAGTGGTGAGGAGTGTAATGTGGGAGAGATTGGAAAAATCCTTGTTAAAGGGCCTTCTGTCATGAATGGATACTATGAGGATCCCGAGCAGACTAAAGAGGCTATAAAAGACGGGTGGTACAATACAGGAGATATGGGATATCTTGACAGTGATGGTTATCTGTGGCACTCAGGCCGGTTTAAGCGATTTGTAAAAATTGGTGGAGAGATGGTCTCACTTGTTAAAGTTGAAAATACGCTAGAGAAATATCTCCCGGCCGGAGTCTCTTGTTGTGTAGTTGATGTTCAGGATGAGGTGCGTGGATCATCAATAATTGCAACAGTAACAATTGAAGTAAACAAATCAGAGATTCTGAAGAAAATGGGAGAAGAGCTTCCTAATATTGCCTTGCCAAAACACTTTGTTGTCATTAGAGAACTGCCAATGATGGGGACCGGTAAGATCGATTTCAGGAGCGTTTCAAAAATTGTACAGGAGATATTTGACAAAGAATCATAG
- a CDS encoding helicase HerA-like domain-containing protein gives MEEIMIDKDNRMYVAHSKSPIFMNPKMVNRHGLIAGATGTGKTVSLQVLAETFSNAGVPCFLADMKGDLSGVSQAGGTNKFIDARISEFGIDPSSLLFSGAPVRFFDVFGEQGHPMRTTISEMGPLLLARLMGLNETQEGVLNIVFRIADEKQLLLIDIKDLRAMLDWASRNAKEYTSLYGNISTTSIGAIQRALLALESQGADKFFGEPAFNIFDLMQMEGGKGVLNILAADKLMMSPKLYSTFLLWLLSELYDQLPEVGDLPVPKFVFFFDEAHMLFEDAPKALREKVELVVRLIRSKGVGVYFITQSPADIPVEVLGQLGNRIQHALRAFTPQDQKVVRAAAQTFRANPAFDTERAILELGTGEALVSFLDEKGAPSVVERAKMLFPMSQIGAITPQQRDTLIRQSRLFGMYERQFDRESAYERISGERLIEQRQEEDAKMAQEREKEQIRLEKEQVRLEKEREREYRRIASSSGRRGSSKSTLDKALGSAATSIGRSVGTQIVRGILGAIFKR, from the coding sequence ATGGAAGAAATTATGATTGACAAGGATAACAGAATGTATGTGGCTCACTCAAAGTCACCAATTTTTATGAATCCAAAGATGGTTAACAGGCATGGATTGATTGCAGGTGCAACAGGAACCGGAAAGACTGTTTCGCTTCAGGTACTGGCCGAAACATTCAGCAATGCCGGGGTTCCCTGTTTTCTTGCTGATATGAAGGGAGACCTTTCAGGGGTAAGTCAGGCAGGAGGAACCAATAAATTTATTGATGCAAGAATCAGTGAGTTTGGAATTGATCCCTCTTCTCTTCTGTTTAGTGGTGCTCCGGTAAGATTTTTTGATGTTTTTGGGGAGCAGGGGCATCCAATGAGAACAACCATTTCTGAGATGGGGCCTCTGCTTTTAGCCAGGTTGATGGGACTTAACGAAACACAGGAGGGGGTGCTGAATATAGTCTTCAGAATAGCTGACGAGAAACAGCTTCTGCTTATTGATATCAAAGATCTGAGAGCAATGCTTGACTGGGCTTCAAGAAATGCTAAAGAGTACACATCTCTCTACGGGAATATCTCAACAACAAGTATTGGTGCTATTCAGAGAGCTCTTCTGGCGCTGGAGAGCCAGGGGGCTGATAAGTTTTTTGGTGAGCCGGCCTTCAATATTTTTGATCTTATGCAGATGGAAGGAGGAAAAGGGGTTCTTAATATTTTGGCTGCAGATAAACTTATGATGTCCCCAAAACTCTACTCTACATTTTTGTTATGGCTTCTTTCAGAGTTATATGACCAGTTGCCTGAAGTTGGAGATCTTCCTGTTCCAAAGTTTGTGTTCTTTTTTGATGAGGCGCATATGCTGTTTGAAGATGCTCCAAAAGCTCTCAGAGAGAAGGTGGAGCTGGTTGTCAGACTGATTAGATCTAAGGGTGTGGGAGTTTATTTTATTACGCAATCTCCGGCAGATATTCCTGTGGAGGTGCTTGGGCAACTAGGCAACAGGATACAGCATGCACTAAGGGCCTTTACTCCTCAGGATCAGAAGGTGGTAAGGGCTGCTGCTCAAACCTTCAGAGCAAATCCGGCGTTTGATACAGAGAGAGCTATTCTGGAACTTGGAACAGGAGAAGCTCTTGTCTCCTTCCTTGATGAAAAGGGAGCACCCTCTGTAGTTGAGAGGGCAAAGATGTTATTTCCTATGAGTCAGATAGGTGCCATTACACCTCAGCAGAGAGATACTCTTATAAGGCAGAGCAGGCTTTTTGGAATGTACGAGAGGCAATTTGACAGAGAGTCTGCATATGAAAGGATTTCGGGCGAGAGGCTGATAGAGCAGAGGCAGGAAGAGGATGCAAAAATGGCTCAGGAGAGGGAAAAAGAGCAGATCCGACTGGAAAAAGAGCAGGTTAGACTGGAAAAGGAGAGGGAACGGGAGTATAGAAGGATTGCATCTTCATCAGGCAGAAGAGGTAGTTCAAAATCCACTCTGGACAAAGCATTGGGCTCTGCAGCGACAAGTATTGGAAGGAGCGTCGGAACTCAGATTGTCAGAGGGATTCTGGGTGCAATTTTTAAAAGGTAG
- a CDS encoding N-acetylmuramoyl-L-alanine amidase-like domain-containing protein, producing the protein MKTIKSILFIITLFIISSASAQSYKTYSEPRDREIFESYIKFMKGKERLPIDKVVVESAKFFLSVPYVAHTLEIEPEGLVINLRGLDCTTFVETVLALSKTIKSSDPTFEKFCDNLKFIRYREGEITGFHDRLHYTTDWMYENERKGLLQRVIHTPEWEPLKVDLSVMSSNPDKYKQLASNETLIPFIKDKEKEISSREHHYLPAEKIEKNKTHFRSGDIVGFTTKIKGMDVSHMGIIFNEGGRLTFIHASLSHKKVLVNREPLSVYLKNTKGTGVVLARVSE; encoded by the coding sequence ATGAAAACAATAAAATCTATACTTTTCATAATTACTCTTTTTATCATCTCAAGTGCCAGCGCCCAGAGCTACAAGACCTACAGCGAACCCCGAGACAGGGAGATATTTGAGAGCTACATAAAATTTATGAAGGGCAAGGAGAGGCTTCCCATTGATAAAGTGGTGGTAGAGAGCGCTAAGTTTTTCCTCTCTGTTCCATATGTTGCACACACCCTGGAGATTGAGCCCGAGGGGCTTGTTATTAACCTCAGAGGACTTGATTGTACAACTTTTGTAGAGACTGTTCTGGCCTTGTCCAAAACCATCAAGAGCAGTGACCCCACTTTTGAAAAATTCTGCGACAACCTGAAATTTATAAGATACAGAGAGGGAGAGATAACCGGATTTCATGACAGACTTCACTATACTACAGACTGGATGTATGAAAACGAGAGAAAAGGGTTACTACAGAGAGTTATCCATACTCCTGAATGGGAGCCCCTTAAAGTAGACCTCTCTGTTATGTCTTCCAACCCTGATAAATACAAGCAGCTTGCAAGCAATGAAACCCTTATTCCCTTCATTAAGGATAAAGAGAAGGAGATTAGCTCCAGAGAGCACCACTATCTGCCTGCGGAGAAAATAGAGAAAAACAAAACTCACTTTCGCAGCGGAGATATTGTAGGTTTTACAACAAAAATAAAAGGGATGGATGTAAGCCACATGGGAATAATTTTCAACGAAGGAGGCAGGCTAACATTTATCCACGCATCACTTTCTCATAAAAAAGTACTGGTCAACAGAGAACCTCTCTCAGTTTACCTTAAGAATACAAAAGGCACAGGAGTTGTTCTTGCAAGAGTATCTGAATAA
- a CDS encoding glycerophosphodiester phosphodiesterase family protein, which yields MKTPFFILAATIFIILSLLMSVKGGSQNLATLNNYRIPINKKSAFIGKTYLPEEFTKSGHDIVYKISSDTAKLFRINREGEIYLRNGEILYEGGPFRYSVTITANERGNKENSLKMEFELVKDEFINNIVVAHRGAWKESAAPQNSLKALENAIALGCSWSEFDLWMSSDGVPVCNHDPSIKGHMVEDTPASVLTSIELSAGEYLPTVEQYIRRAMDQNKTGLVVEIKPSGKSLERTLELTEKVVKLIHNLKAQAWVSYISFSYESLEQVLKIDPLAKTAYLGSNKTIEEISESGMWGVDFNISLFKKDPLLVKKAKERGLTVNVWTVNSEDDLRSMMNLGVDYITTNEPELLFKILAK from the coding sequence ATGAAGACCCCTTTTTTCATATTAGCAGCTACCATTTTTATCATTTTATCACTTCTTATGTCAGTCAAAGGAGGGTCACAAAATTTAGCAACGCTAAATAATTACAGAATTCCAATAAACAAAAAGTCTGCATTTATTGGCAAAACATATCTCCCTGAAGAGTTTACAAAATCAGGTCACGATATTGTTTATAAAATATCAAGTGACACTGCTAAACTTTTTAGGATAAACAGAGAGGGTGAAATTTACCTCAGAAATGGGGAAATTTTATATGAGGGAGGACCATTCAGATACTCCGTTACAATTACTGCCAATGAAAGAGGCAATAAAGAGAACTCTCTGAAAATGGAATTTGAACTGGTAAAAGATGAGTTTATTAACAATATTGTTGTAGCACACAGAGGCGCCTGGAAAGAGTCAGCTGCCCCGCAAAACTCACTTAAAGCTCTTGAAAATGCAATAGCTCTTGGATGCTCGTGGAGTGAATTTGACCTTTGGATGTCTTCTGACGGAGTGCCTGTCTGCAATCATGACCCATCAATTAAGGGTCATATGGTGGAGGATACCCCGGCAAGTGTACTTACATCAATAGAACTCTCTGCTGGAGAGTATCTCCCTACTGTTGAGCAGTACATAAGGAGAGCAATGGATCAAAATAAAACAGGGTTGGTTGTTGAAATAAAACCATCAGGTAAGAGTCTTGAGAGGACACTTGAGCTTACTGAAAAAGTTGTGAAATTGATTCACAACCTTAAAGCACAGGCCTGGGTTTCTTACATTAGCTTTAGTTACGAATCACTTGAGCAGGTATTAAAAATTGACCCTTTGGCAAAAACAGCATACCTTGGCAGTAATAAAACCATTGAAGAGATAAGTGAAAGCGGAATGTGGGGTGTCGATTTCAACATTAGTCTGTTCAAAAAAGACCCTCTGCTTGTCAAAAAAGCAAAAGAGAGAGGTCTGACAGTTAACGTATGGACAGTTAATTCAGAAGATGATTTGAGATCTATGATGAATCTGGGCGTAGATTATATAACAACTAACGAACCTGAACTACTTTTTAAAATTCTTGCAAAATGA